In Methylomonas sp. ZR1, one DNA window encodes the following:
- a CDS encoding glycosyltransferase: MKNLYIVITDFNGYTQTLHCLEALAVSQFQEFTILLVDHGTTDTTKIGLAQDFPHVIRLEGSSELWWTGATNLGIRTAIERGADYVMLLNNDCYVTPNTVGHLVKLTEAHPDAIIAPVQRDWQSGQITSISPSTCFLLGFSTIAGPKQLSAKMLSQDVIPVKLIVGGRGALVPVAVFNKIGLFDEKRLPHYGADHDFYLRARKQQISLNVAPHLFVDIDAHSTSQASNPATLRFFGFMHSLTSTRSHRNLRDVITLFKFHYPVSWLCQLGVALYFVRYFLVYLFNRARYVVW; this comes from the coding sequence ATGAAAAATCTTTATATCGTCATTACCGACTTCAATGGCTACACGCAGACTCTACATTGTCTAGAGGCATTAGCGGTTAGCCAATTTCAGGAATTCACTATATTGCTAGTCGATCACGGTACTACTGACACGACAAAAATCGGACTGGCCCAGGATTTTCCGCACGTAATTCGCTTGGAAGGCTCATCCGAGCTTTGGTGGACTGGCGCAACCAATCTGGGTATCCGTACAGCTATAGAGCGTGGGGCGGACTATGTCATGTTGTTAAACAACGATTGCTATGTGACGCCTAATACCGTGGGTCACTTGGTAAAATTGACCGAAGCGCATCCTGACGCCATCATCGCCCCAGTCCAGCGCGATTGGCAAAGCGGACAAATTACTTCAATCAGTCCAAGTACTTGCTTTTTGTTGGGGTTTTCTACGATAGCTGGCCCCAAGCAACTCAGCGCAAAGATGCTTTCCCAAGATGTTATCCCAGTCAAACTAATCGTTGGTGGCAGGGGAGCGCTAGTTCCCGTTGCGGTATTTAATAAAATAGGCTTGTTCGACGAAAAACGCTTGCCGCATTATGGTGCCGACCATGATTTTTATTTACGTGCCAGAAAGCAGCAAATTTCGCTTAATGTAGCGCCTCATTTATTCGTGGATATTGATGCGCATAGCACCAGTCAGGCTAGTAATCCAGCTACGCTTAGATTTTTTGGATTTATGCATTCTTTGACCAGCACTAGATCCCATCGCAATCTGCGAGATGTTATTACTTTATTCAAGTTTCACTATCCTGTTTCATGGCTATGCCAGCTAGGAGTAGCGCTATATTTTGTCCGCTATTTTCTTGTATATTTATTTAATCGAGCGAGGTATGTTGTTTGGTAA
- the oadA gene encoding sodium-extruding oxaloacetate decarboxylase subunit alpha, whose translation MEKVNKPLGITEVVLRDAHQSILATRLRIEDMLPICEQLDQIGYWSIESWGGATFDACIRYLGEDPWERLRLLKKAMPNTPQQMLFRGQNILGYRHYADDVVDKFVERCVVNGIDVFRIFDAMNDMRNIDRAIKAVLHTDAHAQGTISYTTSPVHTIKKWVEQGKQIEDMGAHSICIKDMAGLLTPYDAYELISKLKNAVAIPIHMQCHATTGLSVGTYIKAVEAGVDNVDTAISSLSMTYGHSPTETIVAAMAGQKRETGLDLAKLEKIAAYFREVRKKYAQFEGSLKGVDGRILVSQVPGGMLTNMESQLREQGAADRFDAVLQEIPLVRKDLGYIPLVTPTSQIVGTQAVLNVLAGERYKTISKETAGVLKGEYGATPAPVDKELQARVLNGAEPITCRPADLLEAEMDKLVAEVKAKAAAEGVKLADSVEEDALIDGLFAQVGWKFIQNRGNPEAFEPKPGAESATASVPAVTQKAVVAETYIVNVDGKNYHVAVASGGADLVVKPVTVQSVLDSGPMLAATAPIVSGSGVVESPLAGVVLKVNVNVGSHLSEGDVVLIMEAMKMETEIRAKVAGIVSAVNVRQGDSVAVGDVLVTL comes from the coding sequence GTGGAAAAGGTAAATAAGCCCCTGGGAATTACTGAGGTGGTATTACGTGACGCCCATCAGTCAATTCTGGCGACCCGGCTACGTATCGAAGACATGCTGCCGATTTGCGAGCAGCTTGATCAAATCGGTTACTGGTCTATCGAATCCTGGGGGGGCGCCACCTTTGATGCGTGTATTCGCTATTTGGGCGAAGATCCTTGGGAGCGTTTACGGCTGTTAAAAAAAGCCATGCCCAATACCCCGCAACAAATGCTGTTCCGCGGGCAAAATATTTTGGGCTACCGGCACTATGCCGACGATGTGGTCGATAAATTTGTCGAGCGTTGCGTGGTCAACGGTATAGACGTATTTCGGATTTTCGATGCGATGAACGATATGCGCAATATCGACCGCGCCATCAAAGCCGTGCTACATACCGATGCCCATGCCCAAGGCACTATTTCCTACACCACCAGTCCGGTACATACGATCAAGAAGTGGGTCGAGCAAGGCAAGCAAATTGAGGACATGGGTGCGCACTCTATCTGTATCAAGGACATGGCCGGTTTGTTAACGCCTTACGATGCTTACGAGCTGATCAGCAAACTAAAAAACGCCGTGGCGATTCCAATCCATATGCAATGCCACGCTACCACCGGTTTAAGTGTCGGTACATACATCAAGGCTGTTGAGGCCGGCGTCGACAATGTCGATACCGCCATCTCGTCGTTGAGCATGACCTACGGTCACAGCCCCACCGAAACCATAGTGGCGGCCATGGCCGGCCAAAAGCGCGAAACCGGTCTGGATCTAGCCAAGCTGGAAAAGATCGCCGCCTATTTTCGAGAAGTACGCAAAAAATATGCGCAATTCGAAGGCAGCCTGAAAGGCGTGGATGGCCGGATTTTAGTATCGCAAGTGCCGGGCGGTATGTTAACCAATATGGAAAGCCAATTGCGGGAGCAGGGCGCTGCGGATCGTTTTGACGCGGTGCTGCAGGAAATTCCGTTAGTGCGTAAAGACCTCGGTTACATCCCGCTGGTCACGCCCACTTCGCAAATTGTCGGTACTCAGGCCGTGTTGAATGTGCTAGCCGGCGAGCGCTACAAAACGATCAGCAAGGAAACCGCCGGTGTATTGAAAGGCGAATACGGCGCAACGCCAGCCCCAGTCGATAAAGAATTGCAGGCGCGCGTGCTGAACGGCGCCGAACCGATCACATGCCGACCGGCGGATTTGCTGGAAGCCGAGATGGACAAACTGGTCGCCGAAGTAAAAGCCAAAGCCGCGGCAGAAGGTGTGAAACTGGCCGATAGCGTTGAAGAAGATGCGCTTATTGATGGCTTGTTTGCGCAAGTCGGCTGGAAATTCATTCAAAACCGCGGTAACCCGGAGGCTTTTGAACCTAAACCGGGAGCAGAGAGCGCGACAGCGTCAGTGCCCGCCGTTACCCAGAAAGCCGTGGTCGCAGAGACCTACATTGTTAACGTCGACGGCAAAAACTATCACGTAGCGGTGGCTTCCGGCGGTGCCGACTTAGTCGTTAAACCGGTTACAGTACAGTCCGTTTTGGACAGCGGCCCCATGTTGGCAGCCACTGCGCCTATCGTTAGCGGCAGTGGTGTTGTGGAATCCCCGCTGGCTGGCGTGGTGCTTAAAGTCAATGTCAATGTAGGCTCTCATCTCTCCGAAGGTGATGTCGTTTTGATTATGGAAGCGATGAAAATGGAAACTGAGATCCGCGCCAAAGTAGCCGGTATCGTCAGCGCGGTAAACGTTCGTCAGGGGGATTCCGTGGCGGTTGGCGATGTATTGGTCACCTTGTAA
- a CDS encoding sodium ion-translocating decarboxylase subunit beta, translated as MENLRLLWESTGIYNVTGPQVIMMAVGFLLLYLAIKKGFEPLLLLPIGFGAVLSNIPVAGMIDEGGILYYLYGGIKAGIFPLLIFMGVGAMTDFGPMLANPKTLFLGAAAQFGIFATLFGALALNAVPGMDFTLKQAAAIAIIGGADGPTAIYVASKLAPELLGAIAVAAYSYMALVPLIQPPIMRALTSEQERRIEMQQLRVVSKAEKIVFPLMLLVLTAMLLPSAAPLVGMFCLGNLMNASGVVDRLSKTAQNELINIVTIFLGLSVGSKLSAEAFLKMETLGILGLGAVAFSIGTASGVLMAKVMNRFSSTPINPLIGAAGVSAVPMAARVANKIGLESNPHNFLLMHAMGPNVAGVIGSAVAAGVLLSLVR; from the coding sequence ATGGAAAATCTTAGACTGTTGTGGGAAAGCACGGGTATCTATAACGTTACCGGGCCGCAAGTCATTATGATGGCGGTGGGGTTTTTGCTGTTGTATCTGGCTATCAAAAAAGGCTTTGAACCTTTGCTGCTGTTACCGATAGGATTTGGCGCAGTGCTGAGCAACATTCCGGTGGCCGGCATGATAGACGAAGGCGGCATCCTTTATTACCTATATGGTGGTATCAAGGCAGGCATCTTTCCGCTACTGATTTTTATGGGCGTCGGGGCGATGACCGATTTCGGCCCGATGTTGGCTAACCCTAAAACTTTGTTTTTAGGGGCTGCCGCCCAATTCGGGATATTCGCGACTCTATTCGGCGCGTTGGCGTTGAATGCCGTTCCAGGTATGGATTTTACGCTTAAGCAGGCGGCGGCGATTGCCATCATCGGCGGCGCCGACGGCCCGACCGCGATCTATGTGGCGTCCAAATTGGCGCCTGAGTTATTGGGGGCGATTGCGGTGGCCGCGTATTCTTACATGGCATTAGTACCCTTGATTCAACCGCCTATCATGCGCGCCTTGACTAGCGAGCAAGAGCGGCGGATAGAAATGCAACAGCTTAGAGTGGTTAGCAAGGCCGAAAAAATCGTATTTCCTTTGATGTTGCTGGTATTGACCGCCATGTTGCTGCCTTCGGCGGCACCGCTGGTCGGTATGTTTTGTCTGGGTAATCTGATGAACGCCAGTGGTGTTGTGGATAGGCTGAGCAAAACCGCGCAAAACGAATTGATCAATATAGTCACGATATTCCTGGGTTTGTCGGTCGGCTCCAAACTGAGCGCCGAGGCGTTTTTAAAAATGGAAACGCTAGGTATTTTAGGCTTGGGCGCAGTCGCTTTTTCTATCGGTACTGCAAGCGGTGTGCTGATGGCCAAAGTCATGAACCGTTTCAGCAGTACGCCAATTAATCCGCTGATCGGCGCTGCCGGTGTTTCTGCCGTACCGATGGCAGCGCGGGTGGCTAATAAAATTGGTTTGGAAAGTAACCCGCACAACTTTTTGTTAATGCACGCGATGGGACCGAATGTGGCTGGTGTGATCGGCTCAGCAGTCGCGGCGGGCGTGTTGTTGAGTTTGGTTCGTTAG
- a CDS encoding glycosyltransferase: MSVQSAKDQPIKVLWLTSSYPRNKDDSASVFLRYLAEALASQKVNLYILAPDHPEVHATKQPDGIVCRHFRYFWPRKWQMLAYRSGILPNLRAAPWLLLQVPFFILSMFITAAWIVVVQRPSLIHAHWIFPQGTVAVLLGKLFKIPVLVTAHGGDAFALRGSVLGAIKRWTIKHCAAWTSNTEATADAVGPDLPKPQIIPMGIDYEKFAAGNAQAVLKPSNTQKIILLFVGRLVEKKGVADLIVAVADLPKNLLDRIELWIIGDGVERERLKMLAVDLKIEDKVVFYGRFPNAILPDYYAAADIFIAPSIVDSNGDTEGQGVILLEAMASGTAVISTRTGGVAEIIEHGKTGLLVDPKQTKSLSKAIEQLLVDETLRKGLCAFGRLAAEPYDWKEIASKFVAIYSRQS, translated from the coding sequence ATGAGTGTCCAGTCAGCCAAGGACCAGCCGATTAAGGTGCTCTGGCTGACATCAAGTTATCCTCGCAATAAAGATGACAGTGCTTCGGTTTTCTTACGCTATTTGGCGGAAGCTCTGGCAAGCCAGAAAGTTAATCTTTATATCCTCGCACCGGATCATCCGGAAGTACACGCAACTAAGCAGCCTGACGGTATAGTTTGTCGCCATTTTCGTTATTTTTGGCCGCGTAAGTGGCAAATGTTAGCTTACCGCTCCGGGATTTTACCCAACTTGCGAGCCGCTCCTTGGTTGTTGCTGCAGGTGCCTTTTTTCATTCTGTCTATGTTTATTACTGCGGCCTGGATAGTGGTTGTCCAGCGGCCGTCGTTGATACACGCCCACTGGATTTTCCCGCAAGGCACGGTAGCGGTATTGTTAGGCAAGCTGTTCAAGATCCCGGTGTTGGTGACCGCGCACGGTGGTGACGCTTTTGCGTTGCGAGGTAGCGTTTTAGGAGCTATCAAACGCTGGACCATAAAGCATTGCGCAGCTTGGACCAGCAACACCGAAGCCACTGCCGATGCCGTAGGCCCGGATTTGCCCAAGCCGCAGATTATTCCCATGGGCATAGACTATGAAAAATTTGCGGCCGGCAATGCTCAAGCGGTACTCAAGCCAAGCAATACGCAAAAAATTATTCTGTTATTTGTCGGGCGCTTGGTTGAAAAAAAAGGCGTGGCCGATCTGATAGTGGCGGTTGCTGATTTGCCTAAAAACCTACTTGATCGCATTGAATTATGGATTATTGGCGATGGCGTCGAGCGTGAACGTTTAAAAATGTTAGCGGTTGATTTAAAGATTGAAGATAAGGTGGTTTTTTACGGCAGATTTCCGAACGCCATCTTACCGGACTACTATGCGGCAGCTGATATTTTCATCGCTCCATCAATTGTCGACAGCAATGGCGATACGGAAGGCCAAGGTGTAATTTTATTGGAAGCGATGGCTAGCGGTACTGCTGTGATAAGTACGCGCACTGGTGGCGTTGCCGAAATAATTGAGCATGGAAAAACGGGGTTGTTAGTTGATCCTAAGCAAACAAAATCGCTTTCAAAGGCGATTGAGCAGCTATTGGTGGATGAAACTTTAAGAAAAGGACTGTGCGCATTTGGGAGGCTGGCTGCCGAACCTTATGATTGGAAAGAGATCGCCAGTAAGTTTGTCGCAATTTATAGCCGACAGTCATAG
- a CDS encoding FkbM family methyltransferase: protein MIKSFIKVMLSIFFKKYREPEKERFIKLYDHGSGKCIEMFWRKDSFIESELYKYGLYGRWERQSLKIWAALSKRAHLILDVGANTGVFSLISQSNNSSAKIIAVEPIQINYELLELNIKKNNFPVSVERIALSNYDGNASMFMLKDRLNYMTSINDNRYKLHPEVARDTRIIEVVVDVKPYQYLQNKYSLKNVDLIKIDVEGHEFSVLESMYPELKASLPSIVVEIISDDSANKINKLLEGLSYRYFSIDEVKNSLTLVSGLWNNDHQNFLICTQGVADYLNSVGLMR from the coding sequence ATGATTAAAAGTTTTATAAAAGTAATGCTATCAATTTTTTTTAAGAAATATCGTGAGCCAGAAAAAGAAAGATTTATAAAGTTGTATGATCATGGTTCTGGTAAGTGTATTGAAATGTTTTGGAGAAAAGATAGCTTTATAGAATCTGAATTATATAAGTATGGTCTTTATGGTCGATGGGAAAGGCAGTCGCTTAAGATTTGGGCTGCTTTGTCAAAACGAGCTCATTTAATATTAGATGTCGGAGCGAATACTGGTGTATTTAGTCTAATTTCTCAAAGTAATAACAGTTCGGCGAAAATTATAGCGGTCGAGCCAATACAGATTAATTATGAGTTATTGGAATTAAATATAAAAAAAAATAATTTTCCTGTGAGTGTTGAACGGATAGCGTTGTCAAATTATGATGGAAACGCATCAATGTTTATGCTGAAAGATAGACTAAATTATATGACATCTATTAACGATAATAGATATAAACTACACCCTGAGGTTGCTCGAGATACAAGGATTATTGAAGTTGTTGTTGATGTTAAGCCCTATCAATATTTACAAAATAAGTATTCGCTAAAAAATGTTGATTTAATTAAGATCGATGTTGAGGGGCATGAATTTTCAGTTCTGGAGTCGATGTATCCTGAATTAAAAGCGAGCTTGCCGTCAATCGTGGTGGAAATAATTAGTGATGATAGTGCAAATAAAATTAATAAGTTGCTTGAAGGTTTAAGTTATAGATATTTTTCTATAGATGAAGTTAAAAATAGTTTAACTTTGGTGTCTGGCCTTTGGAATAACGATCATCAGAACTTTTTAATATGCACTCAGGGTGTTGCGGATTATTTAAATAGTGTGGGACTGATGAGGTAA
- a CDS encoding glycosyltransferase, translating into MNIYFLCKRYYTNKDLIHDRFGRLYHLPKQWVTHGSDVFVDAIDYRNNTEISVNEAGVSFHTIPATASKIPRFLLDAYRNACIAKPDVLIASGDIYIGYLGLWIARRLGVPFVYDVYDYYPSFRINRFKGLALLFDHTVKKADLVLCASQPLLQKVLTQLNQNALLIENGVDTALFNKVDHLRARLAMKLVTDIPLVGYFGSITPSRGPLLIEACRRARSALPNLRLVLAGRVTDVCFDEPWIDYFGELEQSDIPKLIQACDVVCVPYADDTFNSMSGACKIAEYLACGKPVIATRVSNHEQIFKDAPSSICDPDPNDMAKAILSQLQNPEIALFPEELAWQSIGQKLYEALTKLV; encoded by the coding sequence ATGAACATCTACTTCCTGTGTAAGCGGTATTACACCAACAAAGATCTAATTCATGATCGCTTTGGGCGGCTTTACCATTTGCCGAAACAATGGGTGACCCATGGTAGCGATGTTTTTGTTGATGCCATTGACTATCGAAATAACACAGAAATAAGCGTTAACGAAGCGGGTGTTTCTTTTCATACCATTCCAGCAACGGCAAGCAAGATACCTCGATTTCTTCTGGATGCCTATCGCAATGCTTGTATTGCCAAACCGGATGTTCTCATCGCAAGTGGCGACATTTACATTGGTTACCTAGGGCTTTGGATAGCAAGAAGACTTGGAGTGCCATTTGTCTACGATGTGTATGATTATTACCCGTCTTTTCGGATCAACCGATTTAAAGGACTCGCTTTGCTGTTTGATCATACGGTTAAGAAAGCCGATTTGGTTTTATGTGCAAGCCAACCTCTGTTACAAAAAGTCCTTACCCAACTTAACCAAAATGCCCTATTAATCGAAAATGGAGTTGATACGGCCTTATTCAATAAAGTTGATCATTTACGGGCCAGACTGGCGATGAAACTGGTGACCGATATTCCATTGGTTGGTTATTTCGGTTCCATTACGCCGTCCCGAGGACCGCTTCTGATCGAAGCCTGTCGACGAGCCAGATCGGCTCTGCCGAATTTGCGACTTGTATTGGCCGGACGAGTAACGGATGTATGCTTTGACGAGCCGTGGATAGACTATTTTGGTGAGTTGGAACAATCAGACATACCAAAACTTATACAGGCTTGTGACGTGGTATGCGTGCCGTATGCCGATGACACATTTAATAGTATGTCAGGCGCATGCAAGATTGCGGAATACCTGGCTTGCGGAAAACCAGTTATAGCTACACGGGTTTCCAATCACGAACAGATCTTTAAAGATGCACCATCATCTATTTGTGATCCTGATCCTAACGATATGGCTAAAGCAATCCTCTCACAGCTTCAAAACCCGGAAATAGCTTTATTTCCAGAAGAGTTGGCTTGGCAATCAATAGGCCAAAAACTTTATGAAGCTTTGACTAAGCTTGTCTGA
- the pgaD gene encoding poly-beta-1,6-N-acetyl-D-glucosamine biosynthesis protein PgaD produces the protein MKDIIINQPHLQSFSQKCGSAFMSVLSWVLWLYFLWPLFTLGAWLMGLKSLSDEIRWFGGYKTLLELLQLYGEIVVIIAGIWLFWTLYLSWLHASVAPKRTAPVTDQQLAVAFKVDEALVLKARAGKKVTVHFDNHAVITEIDS, from the coding sequence ATGAAAGACATCATCATCAACCAACCGCATCTACAAAGTTTCTCGCAAAAATGCGGTTCGGCGTTTATGTCGGTATTGAGTTGGGTGCTTTGGTTGTACTTTTTGTGGCCCCTGTTTACGCTCGGCGCCTGGTTGATGGGTTTGAAAAGCCTGTCCGACGAGATCCGCTGGTTCGGGGGTTATAAAACGCTGTTGGAATTGTTGCAGTTGTACGGCGAGATCGTGGTGATCATTGCCGGCATTTGGTTGTTTTGGACTTTGTATTTGTCCTGGTTGCATGCCAGCGTCGCTCCTAAGCGGACCGCGCCTGTCACTGATCAACAGTTGGCGGTGGCGTTTAAAGTCGATGAAGCCTTGGTATTGAAGGCTCGGGCCGGCAAAAAAGTAACCGTGCACTTCGATAATCACGCGGTGATTACCGAGATAGATTCGTAG
- a CDS encoding glycine cleavage system protein R encodes MQLAITVLGGKSNGFIAEILSALSACQCSVVELRTSNLTQITAAYLLIAGNWNHIAKLEGMLEAIKVRFEIQMSFLRPDEIPPVLEGVPYTLETISMDKNDVLFAVTSFLLDRGISIEEVTASRHQAAFFNTPVFSTKYVLLVPPEVRILSLREEFLDFCDSLNIDAILEPIKR; translated from the coding sequence ATGCAACTTGCAATCACAGTGTTGGGCGGCAAGTCCAACGGTTTTATCGCGGAAATCCTCTCGGCCCTGAGTGCCTGTCAATGCAGTGTCGTGGAACTGCGCACGTCCAACCTGACCCAAATCACTGCGGCTTATCTGCTGATAGCCGGCAATTGGAATCATATCGCCAAGCTGGAAGGTATGCTGGAAGCGATAAAAGTTCGATTCGAAATTCAGATGAGTTTTTTACGGCCGGATGAAATCCCGCCAGTATTGGAGGGGGTGCCTTACACATTGGAAACCATTTCCATGGATAAAAACGACGTGCTGTTCGCGGTGACATCGTTTTTATTGGACAGGGGCATTTCTATCGAAGAAGTGACTGCCAGCCGCCATCAAGCGGCGTTTTTTAACACGCCGGTGTTCTCCACCAAATATGTATTGCTGGTACCGCCGGAAGTGCGCATTTTATCGTTGCGTGAAGAGTTTCTGGATTTTTGCGACAGCTTGAACATCGACGCTATTCTCGAACCCATTAAAAGGTGA
- a CDS encoding lipopolysaccharide biosynthesis protein, which translates to MRILNKFVFEYKESIVLRRFIKLFSVDSFVKVSGIIFLPVYLHLMTQDEYAVFNYVLSVIGTFGLVINFGLYVSQIKLYHSLCSEEKSSLLYTINIILFVLLIIFVTPLYFFGWDEVLVKSLFSKSIAYHHYRWLILIGMISSVYSCMLLYFFMAEEFVTKQQSYNITRFIIGTGVGVSAMYWLSGDNADIRTKAYLFSEIFALTVFFRSYVAAMRPKVNWGVAMKALKIGLPIMGSAILGIFVNFSDKYFIEKYCSLADLSVYYLSFTLANIITIVFSAFQNVWLPLFLKEKDVSLNLAKTKKTFLVLGGVFVAIALFIWFGFFMAIFFEIIDEKYSGVLRILPYAMITCIISGLTGLLSNYVIYWNMTFLTVLFGVFVACISLPLNYFGSKLYGILGVSVVGVLVSAVQFNLYYIFILIKKKQCVNI; encoded by the coding sequence TTGAGAATTCTTAACAAATTTGTATTTGAGTATAAAGAAAGCATTGTTCTAAGGCGTTTTATAAAGCTATTTAGTGTTGATAGCTTTGTTAAAGTTTCAGGGATAATTTTTCTGCCGGTATATCTGCATTTGATGACGCAAGATGAATATGCTGTATTCAATTATGTGTTGTCAGTTATAGGCACTTTTGGGCTAGTTATTAATTTTGGATTATATGTTTCCCAGATAAAGCTATATCATAGTTTGTGTAGCGAAGAAAAGTCGTCTTTGCTATACACAATTAATATTATTTTATTTGTTTTATTAATAATATTTGTTACCCCGTTATACTTTTTTGGTTGGGATGAAGTTCTTGTTAAGAGTTTATTTTCTAAATCTATTGCTTATCATCATTATAGATGGTTGATATTAATTGGCATGATAAGCTCAGTTTACTCATGTATGTTATTGTATTTTTTTATGGCGGAGGAGTTTGTTACTAAGCAACAATCATACAATATAACTCGGTTTATAATTGGTACTGGTGTTGGGGTCTCTGCAATGTACTGGTTGTCAGGGGATAATGCCGATATACGCACTAAAGCATACTTATTTAGTGAAATATTCGCACTTACAGTTTTTTTTCGGTCTTATGTTGCTGCTATGCGTCCTAAGGTAAATTGGGGGGTGGCAATGAAGGCTTTGAAAATTGGGTTACCAATAATGGGCTCAGCTATATTGGGAATTTTTGTTAATTTTTCTGATAAATATTTTATTGAGAAATATTGCTCGTTAGCTGATTTGTCGGTTTACTATTTGTCATTCACTTTAGCGAATATAATTACTATTGTTTTTTCGGCATTCCAAAATGTTTGGCTTCCTTTGTTCTTAAAGGAAAAAGATGTGTCTCTGAATCTTGCTAAAACAAAAAAAACATTTCTAGTTTTAGGTGGAGTGTTTGTTGCTATTGCGCTTTTTATATGGTTTGGTTTTTTTATGGCGATATTCTTTGAAATAATAGATGAAAAATACTCAGGTGTCTTGCGGATTCTACCTTATGCAATGATTACATGTATTATTTCAGGGCTTACCGGTTTATTAAGTAATTATGTTATATACTGGAATATGACTTTTCTGACTGTTTTATTCGGTGTGTTTGTTGCGTGCATCAGTTTGCCGCTAAATTATTTTGGATCAAAGCTCTATGGTATTCTAGGAGTTTCAGTTGTTGGTGTACTTGTAAGCGCAGTGCAGTTTAATTTATATTATATTTTTATTCTAATCAAAAAGAAACAGTGCGTGAATATTTGA
- a CDS encoding peroxiredoxin encodes MTLATLGSAVPDFEIAATGEKTVKLSDYRGKKVVLYFYPKDNTPGCTQEGQGFRDNIEQFNQLNAVILGVSRDSVKMHEGFKCKQEFPFDLLSDQDESLCNLFDVIKMKNMYGKQVRGIERSTFLIDEAGVLVKEWRKAQVKTHIAEVLDYLQSAAE; translated from the coding sequence ATGACTTTAGCTACTCTCGGCTCCGCCGTTCCCGATTTTGAAATTGCCGCCACCGGCGAAAAAACCGTCAAACTGAGCGACTATCGCGGCAAAAAAGTCGTTTTATATTTCTATCCCAAGGACAACACCCCCGGCTGTACCCAGGAAGGTCAAGGCTTTAGGGATAATATCGAACAGTTCAATCAATTAAATGCCGTTATCCTCGGTGTATCCCGTGATAGCGTGAAAATGCACGAGGGATTTAAATGTAAACAAGAGTTTCCGTTTGATTTGTTATCCGATCAGGACGAGAGCCTTTGCAATTTATTTGATGTCATCAAAATGAAAAACATGTACGGCAAGCAAGTGCGTGGCATAGAGCGCAGCACTTTCCTGATCGACGAAGCGGGTGTGTTGGTCAAGGAGTGGCGCAAGGCGCAGGTCAAAACCCACATTGCCGAAGTGTTGGATTATTTGCAATCGGCTGCCGAATAA
- a CDS encoding OadG family protein, producing the protein MNEMLSSGIELMLIGMGMVYAFLAMLIVAINVMSQLVRRYFPEMPAKFSDQPVVAGNDKAVIAAITAAVHQYRKKHKHG; encoded by the coding sequence ATGAACGAAATGCTGTCCTCAGGGATTGAGCTGATGTTGATAGGCATGGGTATGGTCTACGCATTTTTGGCTATGTTGATCGTGGCTATCAATGTGATGTCCCAACTGGTACGCCGCTATTTTCCGGAAATGCCTGCCAAGTTTTCGGACCAACCTGTCGTGGCAGGAAACGATAAGGCTGTTATCGCCGCTATTACCGCCGCTGTTCATCAGTACCGCAAAAAACATAAACACGGATAA